The stretch of DNA AAAAGCCCAAAATTCTCTGCCAaaattcctttatctttttaggttaaaataagtgaataaattttgtttttatgatcCAGTCAGCAAGATTCCCACTGGTATGTTACATCATTTTCTTGAAGCTGATTATGTGGCACAGTCCATAGTCTGCCTTGACTTCGACAGTTCTCGTTTCAGTTGTTCAAAGCACACAAACATAATGACATTCCAGGATCCGAGTCGCAAGAAGGAAGGTACCAACCTAGAAAAGTGCATGTCATTGTTTgattagtttgattttttttttttaatttttcagatgaggcttcaccctgtcacccaggctggaatgcagtagagtaatcatagctcactgcaacctcgagctcctgggcttaagcgatcctcccacctcagcctcccagagtaactgggactagagactgcaccaccacactcagtctGAAATTCTTAAAGTGATTATAGCAGGTTATGCTTCTCATTTTGCCACTCCTCAAGTGAAGATGCTTAAAAGTATCTATTCTTCATCTTTCCCTCctcttctgaaaataaattttcctctagATGTCCTATATTACTTCAAAACAACACAGCCCTGATGATCACAACTATACAAATCCACAAATACCCTTTACACCCAAAACATGTCTTCTCTTCTCTGACATGAACTTTTTCaaaaactctttccttttttgagggAAGGGggaatttttgcttgttttcctttgctttctgaaTGGGAGGTAGGAAACTATtagaagggggaaggaagaagagaaaccaAAGAAGTATTGAGTAGAGTCAAGAAATCGGTGCTGCCTCAATCTTGACAATTCTTGTCCTTAGAGAAATTGTTAAtgtttaaatggcttttattgTTTAACCTATAAAAAACACCCCTCCGccccaatttttttccttcaagtctCTTAACATGTTTCTCTTCACTTCCCAATGTGGGGTAttttactgcaaaaaaaaaaaacacccataaaattacatttcagtagcattaagtacatacACATtgtgtgtaaccatcaccactatccatctctaGAACCTTTttgtcaccccaaaaagaaactctctAGCCATTAAACAGCTCCCCATTTTTTCCTACCTCCAGCCCATGGTAACTtctattctttctgtctctatgaatttgactactctaggtacctcatttAAGtgtaatcatacagtatttgtccttttgtgtctggcttatttcacttagcataacattttcaagattcatccatgttgtagtatttCTCCCCcgaagtttttaaatttgaaaaaactaaaattattaaatggTTAATGGTTTAATAACTGGTatatccattttaagttaattttataaTGCACTTCATTTGTATTAATGTATCATAAGTACAGATTATGATGAGTTGgaactttttataaaatgtgtgtgATGCATTCATGCTTAATTTATAAAGCTTGAGGAATGGCCTTACAGTTTAAAAAGGtaatagaattttattatttaaccaCTAGTGTAATCCTTGTGGAATATATTCACAGATTActtaatactgtattttcttctccttctccttcttcttttttgagacagggccttgctctgtctccctggctggagtgcaatggcacaatcatagctcactgaaaccttgaactcccaggctcaggagatcctcttgcctcagcttcccaagtagagGGGACCATCAGTGCGTGCCACCagactcagctaatttttaaattttttgttgagacagggtctcgctttgttgcccagtctgggctcaagtgatcctcctgcctccatctcccaaagtgctgggattacaggtgtgagccaccacgctgagCCCATACTATATTTTCTTAGGAAGGTAGTTTCCAATACAACATTGCATTATGGAAATATGTAATCTATTATACAACACTTGTTTCTAGGTGAGTGTAATAATTACCCAAATCAAATACTTTTCTGCATCAGTTTTCTAGATTGGTGGTGATGTCTTATCTCTAGTTTTACAATGTTAAAACTTGAGTCCAACAAATTAAATCAAATCAAATCTTGTTCTCTCATAGCTCTCTATTATGATTTCCCTCTACTTTATAGCTTTCTTGCCCAGAGAAGGCAAAATACTGTCTACATTTCCAATAGATTGGGACCAATGGAAAAGGCACTGGTCTTGAAGGAGCCTTTGATCAAAGTTGAGAAAATTTGAATATCATGGCTTTTTACTTCCTGGCACAGTGGAATTGGTGGGTTGGAGAAATCTGTGGCAAGGAAAAGTCAATACTAAGTATATGAATATACTAAGGCTTGTAAGCTAAATGTCAGTTGCTTGACATGAGAGTGTCCCAAAGCACACAGACAGCCAGAACACATTACAGATACACAAGATCATATCTTACCCTTTGAAGAAAGCCGTTGCTCCTTCGTTAGTGAACATTTTCATTGCACAGTTGGGCACGCTTTTGTACTGTCCTGGTGGAGAATTAATAAATCTGGTTTTTACTACATCCACCGGGGAGGACATAGCTGTTGCGCAAAATCCAGCGATAAGAGCCGACACCAAGTGGCAGGGGACGTCATCTAAAATGGAACGATGAAACAGGTCAACATCAGACTTTTGGGGGCTTGCGATTTAGTTATCTGTCATATCTTTATAAACCTGTTGATAACAGTAGGTCAATGAAGatgtcttataaataaataaaataagaaaggtaTTGCACTAGAAGAAGAAGGTAAAGAGTAAATGGCTTAATAGATTGTTAACACTTTAGGAAAATAACTTGTTAGTTTCCTCTGTGCCCTTAAGGCCTGTAATAATGCCTAATATATGAGCATCTAAtacttttttattgaaataagGGAAATTTTAATGTCTCTAGAAGTtgttagaatattatttttaagaaccTATCTTATGGTATTTACTTTTTGGATGAGACCATTGATAAGCTCCTTGTATAACTAGATCTTTTGGATATAGTGCAGGATGGACTTACCTCCTGAATTCTGCTGTATAAAGAATAAGATTCTAACAAAAGTCCCATATATTAGTATTAAATGAGAATAATGCTGACATAAGATGAAATTGCCTGTTATTTTtgttgcaaaatatttttgttgtggcAAAACTTCTTAAACTTAATATTTTGGTCTTTTCCTGTTTCTCATAAAGTTATATATGGCtcaaaattacttaatttttaaaaagagaaaactattagAGTTAAGAGACTGAGTATAAGGTGGCTGCAGAAGCTCCAAGATGAAATTCTAAAGGTGCAGACCTGTTTGTTGTATGAAATCGGAAGTTACCTGCTAATATGTTGTTTTTCACAAAGGCCTCCTTCATTAGATCATACGTTACTAGCTCTGTACAATTGATGATGACACTTCTCATCAGATTGGGAGTAgtccctggggaaaaaaaaaaggaaaatgtttactAACTCTACTTTACAATAAGTTGCTAGTTGTATGTATGTGCTTTGGTGGTTATAAAACCCACTTTGAAGTTAGTTACCTTTCCAAAGACCCATCAAGCCTTCGGTTGTTGCTATTATTCTGTACGCATTATAAGTCCCTGTGTAGCGAGGTTTGATACCGTGGAGATGGCTCTGCGCTTGAAGTCTGACTTTCACGACCTCTGTGGGTTGCCCAATGAATACTGCCACTCCTCCAGTCGTTAGACCAGCTAAGATCTTGCTTCTTAAACTAGGTGTTGCtatccagagagaaaaaaaaaattaaagacttagAATGCATGcatgtctttttaattttcagtggttcatatttttgtacttttttttttttttgagatggagtcttgctctgttatctaggctacagtgcagtggtgcgatcttggctcactgcaacctccgcctcccgggttcaagcgattctcctgcctcagcttcccaagtagctgggattataggcacgtgccaccacaccctactaatttttgtatttttagtagaggcagggtttcactatattggccaggctggtctttaacacctgacctcaggtggtccgcctgcctcggcctcccaaagtgctaggattacaggcatgagccaccacacctggcccatatttttgtattcttacagCTTTTCTCCTTCTCTAATGCCTGTTCATGTGTTGATCATGTACTAAATGTGTATCAACTCAGAGTAAGGCTAGAAAACTTCAGGtgtctgaaattttttaaaaatgaagactttCAAGGAACAAGAAAACACAATGCTTATTTTCACAGTGGCCTGATTCTTTCCTGTATTCAGCTTGGTTCTTTCCTATATTTAGCCCTCTTTTCAGTATTATCCGACTGTGAGGAGGCACCTGTCACCAATGAGGCTTGGTCTTTCTCCCACGAAAGATAATGTTAATTATGGGACTTGGTGGCCTTAGAAGAACCCCAGTGGACAAAAGCTGCACCAAAATGGGCCATCAAGTAGTGTTAGGCTAAATCATGTGAAGGGAACAAAAATAAGAAGACAGGAGAGAAGAAAgtgatttttgtcttaaaattttgaaaaaattagctTATGTTGCGCAAGACAGATATTACTAAATACAAATAGTCTTGAAGCCCAATATTCATTTCTAtcattaagtaaatataaaattatggttCAGCAACATTTACTCAGCAAAGACTTTCTCAGTCATTATAATTCTGTTTCCTAATCTGtcaaatagggataataatatctacctcctAGAGTTGTGTGACTTAAATAATATCGATAAAGAGCTTACACTGTCTAGCACAAAGAAAATCCACAAAACTGGCGGCAAGTTTTAAATCACTATCATGATTGTACTCTCCTCATCATGCTTTACCAGGAGCTGGGCATATGATTGACAGCTGTCTTTTAATTGGCAATATCATATGATTACAAATGCCTTCACTTTTAGCTCACATTTGTAATGCATTGCACTACAATGTAGTGTATCTTGATGTACTCATCCTATCCTCCAATCTCCAACTTTCAAATCCCTCTCTTCACTTCCCAATCAAGCTTCCTGGACAAGagcctgtggtttttttttgtttgtttttcaagaactaaaagaaatttatttacaaaacatattGTTTGTCTTTACTTCTCAGAGCCCATTTCTTCCTCAGTGCCCTACAATATAGCTTATACCACACTACTCTGCTGAAGATGTTTTTACTAGAAAATCAGTGAGCTTCTATTTGTTGTGTACAATGATCACTTTTCAGTCCTTTCCACACTCTCTGCTGTTTGACCCTATTGATAGTCCCTGCTGTGACTTCCCGGAATCTGGCCCAGACTTTTCTCCTAAAAGGAGCCTACTAAATAAACTGAATCATGTGCCTACTGGCCATTACCTGTTGACATGGCCTAAACCAAATTTCTTGTCCTCCCCCTAAGACGGCTTCTATACATCCTCTCTCAATAAAGggtatctttaaacagaaacttGGAAGTCATCTCATATTTCTACCTGTCCCTTATGCCTTGCTTCTATTTGTTCACCAAGTCAATTCAATTATACTTTCTCAATCTTTCTGATTGACATCTCTTTTTCCCTATTGCCAGTGCTTTAGGGCATACCTTGATCATTTCTTGCTTTCTAACTTACCTCTTTCTTACTCCTTTTACATATATACTCTATCTGCTGCCAAAGTGATCTTTGGAAAATGTAAATTGTTTATGCCACTCCCTTGCTTAACATTTTTACAATGACTTCCCACCACTGTaaggataaaatccaaactccttagcaCCGCCTGCAAGGCCTTCTGTGATCTGGCTCCCTCCTGTCTCTGTGGCTTCACCCCTCCTTCCTCACCAACATGTCCTCCCTGTGCTATGTTCACTCTGCTCCTCACTGAGTCTTTGTACACGACCTTCACTCTACTTGGAAAGTCCTTTCTCACCCCTTTGCCTGGAGTACTCCTGCTGGCCCGTCCAGAATTGATCCAGACATTAACTCTTCAGGAAAATCTCACGGACCATGCCTCCATGGCTAGGTTAACTAGTTGTGTTTAATATGGCCACCATCTTGTAATTACAGTTAGTCATGTGCTGCATAcgtgatggtggtcccataagattagaacacagctgaaaaattcctatcacctagtgacatccCAGCCACCATAAGGTTGTAGTGTAAAG from Nomascus leucogenys isolate Asia chromosome 7b, Asia_NLE_v1, whole genome shotgun sequence encodes:
- the UCP1 gene encoding mitochondrial brown fat uncoupling protein 1 produces the protein MGGLTASDVHPTLGVQLFSAGIAACLADVITFPLDTAKVRLQVQGECPTSSAIRYKGVLGTITTLVKTEGRMKLYSGLPAGLQRQISSASLRIGLYDTVQEFLTAGKETTPSLRSKILAGLTTGGVAVFIGQPTEVVKVRLQAQSHLHGIKPRYTGTYNAYRIIATTEGLMGLWKGTTPNLMRSVIINCTELVTYDLMKEAFVKNNILADDVPCHLVSALIAGFCATAMSSPVDVVKTRFINSPPGQYKSVPNCAMKMFTNEGATAFFKGLVPSFLRLGSWNVIMFVCFEQLKRELSKSRQTMDCAT